The following coding sequences lie in one Luteitalea sp. genomic window:
- a CDS encoding DUF4038 domain-containing protein, whose product MGKVNTIGALVMLGCSVAAAALSRTGLRPPQPGSAHAARMPLPRLAVHADQRYLVQQDGTPFLYLSDTAWELFHRADQEQVREYLDLRARQKFTVIQAVALAELNGIDDPNTYGDLPLIDKDPARPATTPGANPANAEEYDYWDHVDYVVDEANRRGLYVAFLPTWGRWLGVNPRDEQVITAANAQPYGEFLGKRYAKKGIIWVLGGDRTGQGFEDVWRAMARGIAIGASGRENYDAVLTTYHPGGGHTSSTWFHGDPWLDVNMQQTGHGPAATARPWEKIAADYARTPVKPVIEGEPLYEDHPIGFARGVRENGFSSDNHVRQRAYWTLFAGAAGVAYGHHSVWQMYAPGRRPVNGPLYFWTEAIHRSGASQMQHVRTLMESRPMLSRVPDQSLIVDVLDGRERIQAMRAPDHVFVYTGSGIAFTANLGRISGTHVKAYWYNPRNGTSTDIGVFENSGRREFTPQYEGLGSDWVLVLDDASKKYRAPGRLVAGPPSAP is encoded by the coding sequence ATGGGAAAAGTCAACACGATCGGCGCGCTCGTGATGCTCGGCTGCAGCGTGGCCGCTGCCGCGTTATCCCGGACCGGCCTCCGGCCTCCGCAGCCCGGGTCGGCACACGCGGCGCGGATGCCGCTGCCGCGACTCGCCGTGCATGCGGACCAGCGCTATCTGGTTCAGCAGGATGGAACCCCGTTTCTGTATCTCTCCGACACCGCTTGGGAGCTGTTCCATCGAGCCGATCAGGAGCAGGTCCGCGAGTACCTCGATCTTAGGGCGCGGCAAAAATTCACGGTCATTCAGGCCGTCGCCCTCGCCGAGTTGAACGGGATCGACGATCCCAACACGTACGGCGACTTGCCACTCATCGACAAGGATCCCGCGAGGCCTGCGACAACGCCAGGGGCGAACCCAGCCAACGCCGAGGAGTACGACTATTGGGATCACGTCGACTACGTGGTCGACGAAGCGAACCGGCGCGGCCTGTATGTCGCCTTTCTGCCCACGTGGGGGCGATGGCTGGGCGTCAACCCGCGGGACGAGCAAGTGATCACCGCGGCCAACGCACAGCCGTACGGAGAGTTTCTCGGAAAGCGGTATGCAAAGAAGGGCATCATCTGGGTGCTGGGCGGCGACCGGACTGGCCAGGGCTTCGAAGACGTCTGGCGTGCCATGGCGCGAGGGATCGCGATCGGCGCGTCCGGGCGTGAGAACTACGATGCCGTGCTGACCACGTACCATCCGGGTGGCGGCCACACGTCCTCCACGTGGTTTCACGGCGATCCCTGGCTGGACGTCAACATGCAGCAGACGGGACACGGGCCCGCGGCGACCGCCCGACCCTGGGAGAAGATCGCCGCGGACTACGCGCGCACGCCGGTCAAGCCGGTGATTGAAGGCGAACCGCTCTACGAGGACCACCCGATTGGATTCGCGCGTGGCGTCCGGGAGAACGGCTTTTCGTCGGACAACCACGTGCGTCAGCGCGCGTATTGGACGTTGTTTGCCGGCGCAGCGGGCGTGGCCTATGGCCATCACTCGGTCTGGCAGATGTACGCCCCGGGCCGCCGGCCGGTCAACGGTCCGCTCTATTTCTGGACGGAGGCGATCCATCGCTCGGGCGCGTCGCAGATGCAACATGTCCGCACGCTGATGGAGTCGCGCCCGATGCTCTCCCGCGTGCCCGATCAGTCATTGATCGTTGACGTGCTGGACGGCCGAGAGCGCATCCAGGCCATGCGTGCTCCTGATCACGTCTTCGTCTATACGGGATCGGGGATTGCCTTCACCGCCAATCTTGGCAGGATCTCCGGGACCCATGTGAAGGCGTACTGGTACAACCCGCGAAACGGGACGTCGACCGACATTGGCGTCTTCGAGAACAGCGGCAGGCGCGAGTTCACGCCGCAGTACGAGGGGCTCGGCAGCGACTGGGTGCTCGTGCTCGACGATGCGTCGAAGAAGTATCGAGCCCCCGGCCGGCTCGTGGCTGGTCCACCCTCCGCGCCATGA
- a CDS encoding beta-propeller fold lactonase family protein, whose amino-acid sequence MIRRNPTRRSFLKASTALAGSPLLSPFLPRAEPGEVAAPLVAYVGTFSSPLRDTLPTQVDLPPGNGRGIHLFRVDRAAGALTSIGIVEMGTSPSCLALNAAGTRLYSANETDRVGDDKQGTVSAFAVNRRDGTLELLNTVRSGGAGPTYVSVHPGGRHLLVANYFGGSVAVLPIVADGELGDPSDVKVDAGTIGPTRATNAPPGSFAVSGHDRTHAHMIQADPSGCFVLHVDLGLDKIFIWRFDEQHGVLAPNDPPSVSLPPGDGPRHFHFHPNGRWFYSIQEEGSTVALFDYDSASGRLSARQTISTLPRGFAGTNFCSEILVSADGRYVYAGNRLHDSIAILSVGRDGRLTFVGEEWTRGDYPRSFAFDPTGRFLYCCNQRADAVTVFRVDRATGALSFTGHYAAVGNPSAIVFLDLA is encoded by the coding sequence ATGATCCGACGCAATCCCACGCGGCGCTCGTTCCTGAAGGCATCAACCGCACTGGCGGGGAGCCCCTTGCTGTCGCCTTTCTTGCCCCGGGCGGAACCGGGCGAAGTCGCCGCACCCCTCGTCGCCTATGTCGGGACCTTTAGCTCGCCTCTGCGCGACACATTGCCGACCCAGGTGGATCTCCCCCCCGGGAATGGCCGCGGCATCCATCTCTTCCGGGTCGATCGCGCCGCCGGCGCACTGACGTCCATCGGCATCGTCGAAATGGGCACGAGCCCGAGCTGCCTCGCCCTCAATGCCGCCGGAACACGCCTCTATTCCGCCAATGAGACCGATCGGGTCGGCGACGACAAGCAGGGCACTGTCAGCGCGTTCGCCGTCAATCGCCGCGACGGAACGCTCGAGCTTCTCAACACGGTGCGCTCCGGCGGCGCCGGCCCCACCTACGTCAGCGTGCATCCGGGCGGACGTCACCTGCTGGTGGCCAACTACTTTGGCGGTTCGGTGGCGGTGCTCCCGATCGTGGCTGACGGCGAGCTGGGCGATCCTTCGGACGTCAAGGTCGATGCCGGCACCATCGGCCCCACCCGGGCGACCAACGCCCCGCCGGGCAGCTTCGCCGTCAGCGGTCACGATCGGACCCACGCGCACATGATCCAGGCCGATCCCTCCGGGTGCTTCGTGCTTCACGTGGACCTCGGTCTCGACAAGATCTTCATCTGGAGGTTCGACGAACAGCATGGCGTGCTGGCGCCGAACGACCCACCCTCGGTCTCGCTTCCTCCTGGAGACGGCCCCCGGCATTTCCATTTCCACCCCAATGGCCGCTGGTTCTACTCGATTCAGGAGGAAGGCAGCACGGTGGCGCTCTTCGATTACGACTCCGCGTCGGGGCGTCTGTCGGCGCGGCAGACGATCTCCACGTTGCCGCGCGGCTTTGCCGGCACCAATTTCTGCTCCGAGATCCTGGTGTCCGCCGACGGGCGGTACGTCTACGCGGGCAACCGGCTGCACGACAGCATCGCGATCCTCTCCGTGGGCCGCGACGGCCGCCTGACGTTCGTTGGCGAAGAATGGACGCGTGGAGACTATCCTCGCAGCTTCGCCTTCGACCCGACGGGCCGGTTCCTCTACTGCTGCAACCAGCGCGCCGACGCCGTGACCGTCTTCCGCGTGGATCGCGCGACCGGCGCCCTCTCTTTCACCGGCCACTACGCCGCTGTCGGAAACCCTTCGGCTATCGTCTTCCTTGATCTCGCGTAG
- a CDS encoding FtsX-like permease family protein: MQWISDFRHAWRALVRTPGFLVTSVATLALAIGAVVGMFSVVNTVLLRPLPFPDSDRLVVVAGTAPGSDLPERFGLGQEFYVHYKERSQLLDGIFLFGGVGTSTLRTEDRVERIPMAFPTNDIYATLGARPQVGRLPVSDDADRVVLISDRLWSTWFGRDPAVVGKTYFIADEMRQVIGVMPPEFSFPTEGTLLWVAGEVRPAEVRPGQFGAPVVARMKPGVTREQLGAELTRLSKELPARFGGSPNYARIIGQHNAVVEPLLDRLVGPTASTSLWVLLGAVTVVLLIACANVANLFLVRAGGRHRDLAVRRAIGASRAQLARLLMIEAILVALLAGGLAVILSVLTLPLFLRAAPEGIPRLGLVGLDASTLAAAFGLVVVAALACGAIPSLHASSPDLARLRDGSRGSTGRRHLGRDVLVVGQTALALVLLICSALLVQSFQRLRTVDPGYDTADIYTFQFAPEQERLTDGPTWGRFHLDFMDRLRALPGVTTVGVVNNIPLDEGTSTERFLTDSMPPEGGGALLDQTFTGGDYFRVMGIDLLRGRRFTPDEAVTPNSSVIISQSAAMRLWPDRDPLGQRIRSTGDTPQWFTVVGVVEDVKQNDWRDAGEAIAYFPLTGPTPTTWAMGSPAYVVKSPRAAMLGREVRELVRQVAPEAPVYREYTMEFLAQRSMVQLSFTMLTLAVVAALALILGAVGLYGVLAYVVAERTREIGVRVALGATPGAVRRLVVSQGAKVVLVGAIVGVAAALASTRLLDALLYEVNAVDPVVFVAMSVMMIGIGMLASYVPARRASNVDPIEALRND, from the coding sequence ATGCAGTGGATTTCGGACTTCCGTCACGCTTGGCGGGCGCTCGTCCGCACGCCGGGCTTTCTCGTCACCTCCGTCGCCACCCTCGCTCTTGCCATCGGGGCGGTGGTCGGGATGTTCAGCGTCGTCAATACGGTCCTGCTCCGGCCGCTACCGTTCCCGGATTCAGACCGCCTCGTCGTCGTGGCCGGCACGGCGCCGGGGTCGGACCTCCCCGAGCGTTTCGGCCTCGGCCAGGAGTTCTACGTGCATTACAAGGAGCGCTCGCAGCTCCTCGACGGCATCTTCCTGTTCGGTGGGGTGGGGACCTCGACGCTGCGTACGGAGGATCGCGTCGAACGGATTCCGATGGCGTTTCCGACGAACGACATCTACGCCACGCTCGGCGCCCGGCCGCAGGTCGGGCGGCTCCCAGTCTCAGACGACGCAGATCGGGTCGTTCTCATCAGCGACCGGCTCTGGAGCACCTGGTTCGGCCGCGATCCCGCAGTGGTCGGGAAGACGTACTTCATCGCTGACGAGATGCGCCAGGTTATCGGCGTCATGCCGCCGGAGTTCAGCTTCCCCACCGAGGGGACGCTGCTCTGGGTGGCCGGAGAGGTCCGGCCGGCCGAGGTTCGCCCCGGGCAGTTCGGGGCGCCCGTGGTCGCGCGCATGAAGCCGGGGGTCACGCGCGAGCAGCTCGGCGCCGAGCTCACGCGGCTCTCGAAGGAGCTCCCGGCGCGCTTCGGCGGGTCGCCCAACTACGCGCGGATCATCGGGCAGCACAACGCGGTCGTGGAGCCGCTGCTCGACCGCCTCGTCGGTCCGACGGCCAGCACATCCCTGTGGGTGCTGCTGGGGGCGGTGACGGTCGTGCTGCTCATCGCGTGCGCCAACGTCGCGAATCTCTTCCTGGTCCGCGCCGGAGGGCGTCACCGGGATCTAGCAGTGCGCCGCGCGATCGGTGCGTCGCGCGCGCAGCTCGCCCGGCTGCTAATGATTGAGGCAATTCTGGTCGCGTTGCTGGCGGGCGGGTTGGCCGTAATCCTCAGCGTATTGACGCTCCCGCTCTTCCTGCGCGCCGCCCCCGAGGGCATCCCCCGACTCGGCCTCGTGGGGCTCGACGCGTCCACGCTGGCTGCCGCGTTCGGGCTGGTGGTGGTTGCGGCACTGGCCTGCGGTGCCATTCCTTCGCTGCACGCTTCGTCGCCCGATCTCGCTCGTCTTCGCGATGGGTCCCGCGGCAGCACCGGCCGCCGCCATCTGGGACGCGATGTTCTGGTCGTCGGGCAGACGGCGCTCGCACTGGTGCTGCTCATCTGCTCCGCGCTGCTGGTGCAGAGCTTCCAGCGGCTGCGAACCGTCGATCCCGGCTACGATACCGCCGACATCTACACCTTCCAGTTCGCGCCAGAACAGGAACGCCTCACCGACGGGCCAACCTGGGGGCGGTTCCATCTGGACTTCATGGACCGCCTGCGCGCCCTTCCCGGCGTGACCACCGTGGGGGTCGTCAACAATATCCCCCTCGACGAAGGGACCAGCACGGAACGGTTCCTCACCGACTCGATGCCCCCGGAGGGCGGTGGGGCACTGCTCGATCAGACCTTCACCGGCGGCGACTACTTCCGCGTCATGGGGATAGACCTGCTGCGGGGACGCCGGTTCACACCCGACGAAGCCGTCACGCCGAACAGCAGCGTCATCATCAGCCAGTCGGCGGCGATGCGGCTGTGGCCCGATCGGGATCCCCTCGGGCAGCGGATCCGTAGCACCGGCGACACGCCACAGTGGTTCACCGTTGTCGGCGTCGTGGAGGACGTGAAGCAAAACGACTGGCGGGACGCCGGCGAGGCCATCGCGTACTTTCCGCTCACGGGACCGACACCGACCACATGGGCGATGGGATCGCCGGCCTACGTCGTCAAGTCGCCGCGGGCCGCGATGCTTGGCCGCGAAGTGCGCGAGCTCGTGCGGCAGGTGGCGCCGGAAGCGCCGGTGTACCGCGAGTACACCATGGAGTTCCTGGCGCAGCGGTCCATGGTCCAGCTGTCGTTCACCATGCTGACGCTTGCCGTCGTCGCGGCGTTGGCGCTGATTCTGGGAGCGGTAGGATTGTACGGGGTGCTGGCGTACGTCGTCGCCGAGCGGACGCGGGAGATCGGCGTGCGCGTGGCGCTCGGTGCAACCCCCGGCGCGGTGCGGCGCTTGGTGGTGTCGCAGGGGGCGAAGGTGGTGCTGGTTGGCGCTATCGTGGGCGTCGCGGCGGCGCTGGCGTCGACGCGCCTCCTGGATGCGCTGCTATACGAAGTCAACGCGGTGGATCCCGTGGTGTTCGTTGCGATGTCGGTCATGATGATCGGGATCGGCATGCTGGCGAGCTACGTGCCCGCGCGCCGCGCGAGCAACGTGGATCCGATTGAGGCGCTGCGGAATGACTAG